Proteins encoded by one window of Salvia splendens isolate huo1 chromosome 14, SspV2, whole genome shotgun sequence:
- the LOC121765691 gene encoding uncharacterized protein LOC121765691, producing MDRNTFGRLCIMLRQTGDLVDGEYVMVEEQVAMFLSILAHHKKIRVAKFNFLRSGFTVSHYVHAVLQAVLKLHASFLGCLGAIDGTYINVHVPNADKPRYRSRNGQICTNTLAACDRRLRFTYVLAGWEGSAADARVLRNAITRSNDFKMRWGILRTASYYPVKIQTWLIIACFLLHNYTRSDMPTDIIEMTENDEFTNNEEADDDGVLGEFVDRVEPSPAWNDMHDALAESMWTSVRYCSPLESV from the exons ATGGACCGCAACACCTTCGGGAGGCTTTGTATAATGCTGCGTCAAACAGGGGACTTAGTTGATGGGGAGTATGTGATGGTGGAAGAACAAGTCGCGATGTTCTTGAGTATTTTAGCACATCATAAGAAGATTCGGGTTGCTAAGTTTAATTTTTTGAGATCAGGCTTTACAGTTTCGCACTATGTACATGCTGTCTTGCAAGCCGTGCTAAAGCTTCATGCATCTTTCTTG GGGTGCCTTGGGGCAATTGACGGGACATACATCAACGTACATGTACCAAATGCCGATAAGCCTAGGTATCGATCCAGGAATGGTCAAATTTGTACCAATACATTAGCCGCGTGTGATAGACGACTGAGGTTTACTTATGTCTTGGCTGGTTGGGAGGGCTCGGCCGCTGATGCTAGGGTTTTGCGTAATGCCATCACTCGATCAAACGACTTCAAA ATGCGTTGGGGCATTCTACGAACTGCCTCATATTATCCTGTGAAGATTCAGACATGGTTGATCATAGCTTGCTTTCTACTCCACAACTATACAAGATCAGATATGCCTACAGATATAATCGAAATGACTGAGAATGATGAGTTTACTAATAATGAGGAGGCAGATGATGATGGTGTCCTCGGGGAATTTGTTGATAGGGTGGAACCTTCCCCAGCATGGAATGATATGCATGATGCATTGGCAGAATCCATGTGGACTTCAGTGAGATACTGTTCACCTCTTGAATCTGTGTAG
- the LOC121765843 gene encoding probable serine/threonine-protein kinase PBL19 codes for MKCFYYFKDRSRTRLQKSAPILKDDAKSDISEPDRITKSSCSATSPRTIPELYSEKAQNLRVFTFSELRQATNNFSRLLKIGEGGFGSVYKGTIKPVEGKADPTVVAIKKLNRDGFQGHKQWEAEVQFLGVVEHSNLVKLIGYCAVDGERGIQRLLVYEYMPNKSLEDHLFNKVYPPLSWDARLQIVLGAGQGLAYLHEELEIQVIYRDFKSSNVLLDDKFKAKLSDFGLAREGPKAGHSHVSTAVVGTYGYAAPDYIETGHLTSKSDVWSFGVVLYEILTGRRSLERDRPKSEQKLLEWVKQYPADSKKFGIILDQRLQNDYSLSAARKIAKLADACLVKSAKDRPKMSNVVETLKQIVQVTRVESPPAKYADDEATKEEAPAKTMGASESAKRRIAHLAKISEHIGGVSRRRFMIMQRANVT; via the exons ATGAAGTGTTTCTACTACTTCAAGGATAGGAGTAGAACCAGACTGCAGAAATCAGCTCCAATTCTCAAAGACGACGCCAAATCTGACATCTCCGAACCCGATAGGATCACCAAATCTTCGTGCTCGGCCACTTCGCCCCGCACCATACCCGAATTATACTCCGAGAAAGCTCAGAATTTGAGGGTTTTCACATTCTCCGAGCTGAGGCAGGCCACCAACAACTTCAGCCGTTTGCTCAAGATTGGGGAAGGCGGTTTTGGGAGTGTTTACAAGGGCACGATCAAACCTGTTGAGGGAAAGGCTGATCCTACTGTTGTTGCTATTAAGAAACTCAACAGGGATGGCTTTCAG GGTCATAAACAATGGGAGGCCGAAGTGCAGTTCTTAGGTGTCGTGGAGCATTCGAATCTTGTGAAACTGATCGGATACTGTGCTGTGGATGGCGAGAGAGGAATCCAGAGGCTGCTCGTGTACGAGTACATGCCAAACAAGAGTTTGGAAGACCATCTCTTCAACAAGGTGTATCCACCACTCTCATGGGATGCTAGGCTGCAAATAGTGCTTGGTGCTGGTCAGGGATTGGCTTATCTTCATGAAGAGTTAGAAATTCAG GTTATATATCGAGATTTTAAGTCATCAAATGTGCTGTTGGATGACAAGTTCAAGGCGAAGCTCTCGGACTTTGGGCTGGCCCGGGAGGGCCCTAAAGCCGGACATAGTCATGTTTCAACTGCG GTTGTGGGAACATACGGATATGCTGCCCCGGATTACATAGAGACCGGGCACCTGACCTCAAAGAGCGATGTCTGGAGCTTTGGAGTTGTCCTGTACGAGATCTTAACGGGCAGGAGATCTCTGGAACGAGACCGCCCCAAATCCGAGCAGAAACTGCTGGAGTGGGTGAAGCAGTACCCTGCTGATAGCAAAAAGTTTGGCATCATTCTAGACCAAAGGCTCCAAAATGACTACTCCTTGAGTGCAGCTCGAAAGATCGCCAAACTAGCCGACGCCTGTTTGGTGAAGAGTGCCAAGGATCGGCCGAAGATGAGCAATGTGGTGGAGACCTTGAAGCAGATAGTGCAGGTCACAAGAGTAGAGAGCCCTCCCGCAAAATATGCAGACGACGAGGCAACGAAGGAGGAGGCTCCTGCGAAGACGATGGGGGCATCGGAGTCGGCCAAGAGGCGCATTGCGCACCTTGCTAAGATTAGTGAACACATTGGTGGAGTGAGTAGAAGGAGGTTCATGATCATGCAGAGGGCTAATGTGACATGA